One stretch of Vespula vulgaris chromosome 20, iyVesVulg1.1, whole genome shotgun sequence DNA includes these proteins:
- the LOC127071145 gene encoding cilia- and flagella-associated protein 69-like — protein MSILQCCCSDEFDLKFTMISIKATIPDRVITTLRNILTPFLDIIDCILRNDKLTIEHQRILTILFISADEIIREKADLQLLYGYYNIRITQQLLNKYLHHRKDDDMDQRLLLAIGSYIWGSIVPCAIYLKEFVDESTVYAIIDVIDIASSPVRCLFLGLLTDICENIFCGHYLCTWRGVDKNKGFISLLAMIWREEEREIGVKKRLDGSIADTELPQMGLKQWLGTYHNKLRHEVSPAMIDLIGSSRSKIYALRQIIERYGEQYQMAKDHYKILINDLSIEDSITMSTANLYFQLKIGQTWIEIIKYLAQLGVTPLGMDGQLMFLMSQRYHSWGLFIQERQNKLNAAAKNNEEIKEKDDYARIRDSLLAPTFDALDEIEYIRRTTDRFYMLRKKTIQNRQVNTYLSFPSIADIIQCHRTFQDNVNVTAVFNQHLHLIGKVTVDPDTDLTLPSPISPEDLSLWMNSSFYDVSFSEDLSCVENSSFEISAVE, from the exons ATGTCCATTTTGCAATGTTGTTGCTCGGACGAATTTGATTTGAAATTTACAATGATTTCTATCAAGGCA ACCATTCCCGATAGAGTAATAACAACTCTGAGGAATATTCTAACGCCGTTTCTAGACATTATCGATTGTATTCTACGCAACGATAAATTAACCATCGAACATCAGAGAATTCTTACGATACTATTCATCAGTGCAGACGAAATAATTAGAGAAAAAGCAGACCTCCAATTGTTGTACGGATACTACAATATAAGAATTACTCAACAATTGTTAAACAAATATCTTCATCATCGAAAAGACGATGATATGGATCAGCG TCTCTTGCTAGCGATTGGTTCCTATATTTGGGGATCTATAGTACCATGCGCAATATATTTGAAGGAGTTTGTCGACGAGAGTACGGTCTACGCTATAATCGACGTGATCGATATCGCATCTTCTCCTGTCAGATGTTTATTTCTCGGTCTATTAACAGATATTtgtgaaaatatcttttgtgGTCATTATCTATGTACTTGGCGTGGTGTGGATAAGAACAAAGGATTTATTTCCTTGCTGGCAATGATttggagagaagaggaaagagaaatcgGTGTGAAGAAACGCTTGGATGGCTCGATCGCAG ACACCGAATTACCTCAGATGGGTCTCAAACAATGGTTAGGAACTTATCATAACAAACTTAGGCACGAAGTTAGTCCTGCGATGATCGACTTGATTGGCTCGTCTAGATCCAAGATTTATGCTCTTCGTCAAATCATCGAGAGATATGGAGAACAATATCAGATGGCTAAAGATCATTACAAGATTCTAATCAATGATTTATCCATCGAAGATAGC ATTACAATGTCCACTGCGAATCTTtactttcaattaaaaattggACAGACTTGGATCGAGATCATCAAGTATTTAGCTCAGCTAGGTGTTACACCATTAGGAATGGACGGTCAACTTATGTTTCTAATGTCGCAAAGATATCATTCCTGGGGTCTCTTTATTCAGGAACGTCAAAATAAACTTAATGCCGCTGCTAAGAACAACGAGGAAATCAAGGAAAAGGACGACTACGCTAGAATTCGTGATTCTTTGCTAGCACCAACGTTCGATGCTCTGGACGAGATCGAGTATATTCGTAGAACAACCGATAGATTTTACATGTTACGAAAAAAGACTATTCAAAATCGACAGGTGAACACGTATCTTAGTTTTCCTTCGATCGCCGATATCATACAGTGTCATAGGACGTTTCAAGATAACGTTAATGTTACG GCAGTTTTCAATCAGCATCTTCATCTTATCGGTAAAGTTACAGTCGATCCCGACACCGATCTAACGCTACCCTCGCCTATTTCTCCAGAAGATTTGTCCTTGTGGAtgaattcttctttctacgaCGTTTCCTTTTCAGAAGATTTGTCTTGCGTAGAAAACTCGTCCTTTGAAATTTCGGCTgtggaatga
- the LOC127071126 gene encoding uncharacterized protein LOC127071126, with the protein MERKKYQDKKQQVSFEKMIKCSCPNSTRFAKEKCREIDVDYVVHKLHELISNPVTKDDVSRISRLLYDYQEQLYDRAYMVKHLPMVIKIIEFLKTNAKHVEDYRLHLDQMLEFSKRPPLLEKFSQNITCSDIMEQYFTFFGYLLILRSKQELLKVHEALRSLLIRTVPADPSAVKSEICRAAMEKSNLCFTVIGILNTSSTEEYPMMLELIFLLSSISYVCCHKMLEAGILDTLLIRMDLVYATQVFCKPPPNELVKGDEYSDDTMSLIMNILWTLMRSILPSTKVPVCSKDFGTPMLCAMWGIRYAFKKQIYKGQNCTFNAKLRNEMALLVLLILQLFPPYITVSSGICNDVLSLLNDCLSGTIHIWSKKIKFLPSKENLVFLKTLLLIVSDLAKFKASIHVDNFSHYNRKNLQGIILNKSFLQIMIELNILSPILGFIDLNSQSVWSPPQFWHLFEHAMFTLIVLAPKLPQEFIKYDGTEK; encoded by the exons ATGGAGAGGAAGAAATATCAAGATAAAAAACAGCAAgtttctttcgagaaaatgATCAAATGTTCTTGTCCTAATAGTACGAGATTTGccaaagaaaaatgtcgagaAATAGACGTGGATTATGTCGTACATAAACTGCACGAACTTATATCCAATCCAGTCACTAAAGATGACGTATCACGAATCTCTAGACTGTTGTATGATTATCAGGAACAACTTTACGATCGGGCTTAC ATGGTAAAACACTTACCAAtggtgataaaaataatagaatttttaaaaacgaacGCAAAGCACGTAGAAGATTATCGTTTGCATCTCGATCAGATGTTGGAGTTTTCTAAGCGTCCACCCCTATTGGAAAAATTCTCTCAGAACATTACTTGCTCGGACATAATGGAACAATATTTCACATTCTTTGGCTATCTGCTAATCTTACGTAGCAAGCAAGAGCTCCTTAAAGTGCACGAAGCCCTGCGTTCTTTATTAATCAGGACTGTGCCAGCTGATCCTTCCGCCGTGAAGTCCGAGATTTGTCGTGCTGCTATGGAAAAATCGAATCTGTGCTTTACGGTGATCGGAATATTAAATACTTCCTCCACCGAAGAATACCCTATGATGTTGGAATTGATCTTCCTACTCTCGTCTATTTCCTATGTCTGCT GTCACAAAATGTTGGAAGCTGGTATTCTTGATACCCTGCTAATTAGAATGGACCTCGTTTACGCGACTCAAGTGTTTTGTAAACCACCGCCGAACGAGCTCGTAAAAGGAGACGAGTACTCGGATGATACAATGTCTTTGATAATGAATATCTTATGGACCCTTATGAGATCTATTTTACCTTCCACAAAAGTACCAGTTTGTTCCAAGGACTTTGGTACTCCGATGCTTTGTGCTATGTG GGGTATTCGTTATGCATTcaagaaacaaatatacaaaggTCAGAATTGTACATTCAATGCGAAACTTCGAAACGAAATGGCATTGCTCGTCCTTCTCATACTTCAACTTTTTCCACCTTATATCACTGTTAGCAGTGGTATATGCAACGACGTCCTATCTCTTTTAAATGACTGTCTCTCTGGTACAATTCATATCTGgtcaaagaaaatcaaattccTTCCTAGCAAAGAGAATCTCGTTTTCTTGAAAACGCTTTTATTAATCGTGTCTGATCTTGCTAAGTTCAAAGCCTCTATCCACGTAGATAACTTTTCTCattataatcgtaaaaatttacAGGGAATCATTTTGAATAAATCATTTCTCCAGATCATGATCGAACTGAACATCTTATCACCAATACTTGGCTTCATTGATTTGAACTCGCAGTCTGTTTGGAGTCCACCTCAATTCTGGCATCTTTTCGAACATGCAATGTTTACTTTGATCGTACTTGCACCGAAACTACCCCaggaatttattaaatacgatGGAACCGAAAAGTAA